Proteins from one Pelorhabdus rhamnosifermentans genomic window:
- a CDS encoding DegT/DnrJ/EryC1/StrS aminotransferase family protein — MEKIITKAFPMYNPIGEEEAQAAAAVVRTGILSDFLGKHSEKFGGGKNVLELEKNWAEYHHVKHAISFNSATTALLAGLGALEVCPGDEVLVIGYSMCISATAPLFYGAIPVFVDIEEDYYCMDPVKIEDKITPRTKAILPVDLFGQSSDMVKINAIAKKYNLKVLSDTSHAPGCRYHEGFAGTFADVGVYSLNQHKIIHCGEGGIAVTNDDEIALRLQLIRNHAEAVVDDMGYYNLTNMVGGNYRMTETEAAIAIEQLKKLPALIESRINLANYLSEKLSKLEYLTVPKVRENAEHVYYLYPLRYDEDKAGLCREQYVENIRKLGIPLYRLAGGYIKPLYLEPIFSKKEQLKHGYPYRLLKDNEQPNYSRGICPVTEKFYDKEFIVTAYTYPPLTKSDMDDIVKVFDKAATMR; from the coding sequence CAGCAGCTGTAGTCAGGACTGGAATATTATCGGATTTTTTGGGTAAACACAGCGAAAAATTTGGTGGTGGAAAGAATGTTCTTGAACTTGAAAAAAACTGGGCCGAATATCATCATGTCAAACATGCGATTTCTTTTAATTCAGCTACAACGGCATTGTTAGCTGGATTAGGTGCTTTGGAAGTGTGTCCGGGCGATGAAGTTTTGGTTATTGGTTACAGTATGTGTATTTCAGCAACGGCACCCTTGTTTTATGGTGCGATCCCTGTTTTTGTTGATATTGAAGAAGACTATTATTGCATGGATCCTGTCAAAATTGAAGATAAAATTACACCGCGTACAAAGGCAATATTACCTGTTGACTTATTTGGACAATCTTCAGATATGGTGAAGATCAATGCAATTGCGAAAAAGTATAATTTAAAAGTGCTCTCAGATACATCACATGCCCCTGGCTGTCGCTATCATGAGGGATTTGCCGGTACTTTTGCTGATGTAGGGGTTTATAGTTTGAATCAGCACAAAATTATACATTGCGGTGAAGGTGGCATTGCTGTAACTAATGATGATGAGATTGCACTTCGACTTCAATTGATTCGTAATCATGCAGAAGCGGTTGTGGACGATATGGGGTATTATAATTTGACAAATATGGTTGGCGGTAATTATCGTATGACTGAAACAGAAGCTGCCATTGCAATTGAACAGCTTAAAAAGCTGCCTGCTCTTATTGAATCTAGAATTAATTTGGCTAATTATTTGTCAGAGAAACTATCAAAATTAGAATATCTTACGGTTCCTAAGGTGCGTGAAAATGCGGAACACGTTTATTATCTTTATCCTCTGCGTTATGATGAAGACAAGGCGGGACTATGTCGTGAACAATATGTGGAAAACATTAGGAAACTTGGGATTCCTCTGTATCGTTTAGCTGGTGGTTATATTAAACCACTATATTTAGAACCGATTTTTTCTAAAAAGGAACAGTTAAAACATGGTTATCCTTATAGATTATTGAAGGATAATGAGCAACCAAATTATAGCCGTGGCATTTGCCCAGTTACGGAGAAATTTTATGATAAGGAATTTATTGTAACAGCCTATACTTATCCGCCATTAACGAAGTCAGACATGGATGATATTGTTAAAGTTTTCGATAAAGCAGCGACGATGCGATGA
- a CDS encoding class I SAM-dependent methyltransferase, which yields MNLNYNKEYNKAIRAWLLKNYNYAKLLSEQKLISRVCPVCGSQQNHFFANNGSLNYVQCNECSLAFMNPAPAGDSINEGFQGDDAIVMEYFNIMMKYKTALPEKPDPLIDNKLSDIYRIKSSGSLLDVGCSVGDFLHKAKYFYDVEGVEVNPFTAAVAEQFFTIHKNYLSELKLPADQYDIVTLHQILYGVPNPVGLLQDIYKVLKIAGKLYINTPNSDSFATEFYKGQVNHLYGYTTQQVFNRKSLERLAELTGFRLLTFRTEWLDIYTTDILEYMQNPQLFIHKRNCYVENYEEKIAAEEALHSRLNYSLGNRGNYLVAVLEKV from the coding sequence ATGAATTTAAATTATAATAAAGAATACAACAAAGCTATTCGAGCTTGGCTTCTTAAAAATTATAATTATGCTAAGCTCCTTTCGGAACAGAAACTGATTTCACGGGTTTGTCCAGTGTGCGGCTCGCAACAAAATCATTTTTTTGCTAATAATGGTAGTTTGAATTATGTCCAATGTAATGAATGTTCACTGGCTTTTATGAATCCTGCACCAGCTGGTGATAGCATTAATGAAGGGTTTCAAGGCGATGATGCTATTGTGATGGAATATTTTAATATTATGATGAAGTACAAAACCGCTTTGCCAGAAAAACCCGATCCGCTTATAGATAATAAATTATCTGATATTTATCGTATTAAATCCAGTGGAAGCTTACTTGATGTGGGATGTTCAGTGGGCGATTTTTTGCATAAAGCCAAATATTTTTATGATGTGGAAGGAGTAGAGGTAAATCCCTTTACTGCTGCTGTTGCTGAACAGTTTTTTACTATTCACAAGAATTATTTGTCAGAATTAAAACTGCCTGCTGATCAGTATGATATTGTGACTTTACATCAAATTTTGTATGGAGTACCTAATCCTGTTGGTTTGTTACAAGATATTTATAAGGTATTAAAGATTGCAGGAAAATTATATATTAACACACCCAATTCCGATTCTTTTGCTACTGAGTTTTACAAGGGGCAGGTGAATCATTTATATGGCTATACGACTCAACAGGTCTTTAATCGAAAGTCACTGGAAAGATTAGCTGAACTTACTGGTTTTCGGTTGCTGACTTTTCGTACTGAATGGCTCGATATATATACAACAGATATCCTTGAGTATATGCAGAACCCTCAGTTATTTATTCATAAACGAAACTGCTATGTAGAAAATTATGAGGAAAAGATTGCAGCTGAAGAAGCATTACATAGCCGTTTGAATTATTCACTGGGCAACCGAGGAAATTATTTAGTCGCAGTACTTGAAAAGGTGTAA
- a CDS encoding 6-hydroxymethylpterin diphosphokinase MptE-like protein has protein sequence MKNKKIILFGTGNASKIISQVIPFTIAYYVDNDCSKWGTDFEQHSIQSPKILCEEEPDDLAIIIASTYDIDIAKQLENMGFKENIHFWNGCEVFKEHLGRTLSTKTPYVEKMLKKNSLLKNKYCNQPCFIIGNGPSVAKQNLLLLKDNIKIVVSSFQQHPQLAELHPEYWVIADPEFWNKPENALYSILSGIERENFKISFFMQSKGVERLGSFIQSNYSNIDLHAFHYDWNKTNVSDMDLSLDVPPWGENVIVCALMLALHLGFNRIYLIGCDHDWWGYTREHYELQCEGYKRFYNEKEHETMADKLSFDHAAKSIEVQRNQYELIKAYGDAKGQLIYNATEGGLLDIFPRISYESLFSK, from the coding sequence TTGAAAAATAAAAAAATTATTCTTTTTGGAACAGGTAATGCTAGTAAAATAATTTCACAAGTAATTCCTTTTACTATTGCTTATTATGTAGATAATGATTGTAGTAAGTGGGGAACTGATTTTGAACAGCATTCTATTCAATCTCCTAAAATTTTGTGTGAAGAAGAACCCGATGATTTAGCGATTATTATTGCTAGCACTTATGATATTGATATAGCAAAGCAACTCGAAAATATGGGATTTAAGGAGAATATTCATTTTTGGAATGGTTGTGAAGTCTTTAAAGAACATTTAGGAAGAACTTTATCCACTAAGACTCCTTATGTTGAAAAGATGCTGAAGAAAAATAGTCTTCTAAAAAACAAATATTGCAATCAACCATGTTTTATTATTGGTAATGGGCCATCTGTTGCTAAGCAGAATTTATTATTATTGAAGGATAATATAAAAATTGTTGTCAGTTCTTTTCAGCAACATCCCCAATTAGCTGAACTTCATCCTGAATATTGGGTGATTGCGGATCCGGAATTTTGGAATAAACCAGAAAATGCACTCTATTCTATTTTGTCGGGTATTGAAAGAGAAAATTTTAAAATTTCCTTTTTTATGCAGAGTAAGGGAGTGGAGCGATTAGGTTCATTTATTCAAAGTAATTATTCTAATATAGATTTACATGCTTTTCACTATGATTGGAATAAAACTAATGTTAGTGATATGGATTTATCACTAGATGTTCCACCATGGGGGGAAAATGTTATTGTATGTGCGTTGATGTTGGCATTACATTTAGGATTTAATCGCATTTATCTCATTGGGTGTGACCATGATTGGTGGGGATATACCCGAGAACATTACGAACTGCAATGTGAAGGATACAAACGCTTTTATAATGAAAAGGAGCATGAAACTATGGCTGACAAGTTGTCATTCGATCACGCTGCTAAGAGCATTGAAGTTCAGCGTAACCAATATGAATTGATAAAAGCTTATGGTGATGCTAAAGGGCAACTGATTTATAATGCTACTGAGGGCGGACTTTTAGATATATTTCCTCGAATAAGTTATGAATCGTTATTTAGCAAATAA
- the gmd gene encoding GDP-mannose 4,6-dehydratase produces the protein MTRRALITGITGQDGAYLAEFLLEKGYEVHGIKRRTSLFNTDRIDHLYKDQHEEHVNFFLHFGDMTDSTNLIRIIQQVQPDEIYNLAAQSHVQVSFEIPEYTANADGLGTLRILEALRILGLEEKTKFYQASTSELYGLVQETPQKETTPFYPRSPYAAAKLYGYWITVNYREAYGIYACNGILFNHESPLRGETFVTRKITRAVANIKLGLQKKLYLGNLNAKRDWGYAKDYVEAMWLMLQQDKPEDFVIASGQTHKVREFVELAFCEAGIEIVWHGSGIEEKGVDRATGNVLVEVDPRYFRPTEVELLLGDPTKAREKLGWRPKTTFAQLVSMMVQEDIKSAQRDVLCRKNGFEVRQYNE, from the coding sequence ATGACTAGACGTGCATTAATTACGGGAATTACCGGACAAGATGGGGCCTATTTGGCAGAATTTTTGTTGGAAAAGGGTTACGAAGTTCATGGAATAAAAAGAAGAACTTCGCTTTTTAATACAGATCGAATCGACCATTTATACAAAGATCAACATGAAGAACATGTGAATTTTTTTCTCCACTTTGGTGATATGACTGACTCAACAAATTTGATTAGAATCATTCAGCAGGTACAGCCTGATGAAATTTATAATTTAGCGGCACAAAGTCATGTTCAGGTATCATTTGAAATACCAGAATATACAGCAAATGCGGATGGATTAGGTACTCTCAGGATTTTGGAAGCACTTCGTATTCTAGGCTTAGAGGAAAAAACTAAATTTTACCAGGCATCAACAAGTGAATTGTATGGTTTAGTGCAAGAAACGCCGCAAAAAGAAACCACACCCTTTTATCCTCGGAGTCCATATGCCGCAGCCAAACTTTATGGATATTGGATTACTGTTAATTATCGCGAGGCGTATGGGATATATGCATGTAACGGCATTTTATTTAATCATGAGTCACCATTACGCGGTGAAACTTTTGTGACGAGGAAGATTACTCGTGCCGTAGCTAATATCAAATTAGGATTACAAAAAAAATTGTATCTTGGAAATCTAAATGCAAAACGGGACTGGGGTTATGCGAAAGATTATGTAGAGGCAATGTGGCTAATGCTGCAGCAGGACAAGCCGGAAGACTTTGTTATTGCTTCAGGACAGACTCATAAAGTACGTGAATTTGTTGAATTGGCTTTCTGTGAAGCAGGCATTGAAATCGTATGGCACGGAAGCGGTATAGAGGAGAAAGGCGTGGATAGGGCTACTGGTAACGTATTGGTAGAGGTGGATCCGCGCTATTTTCGTCCCACAGAAGTGGAGTTATTACTTGGTGATCCAACAAAAGCGAGAGAAAAGCTTGGTTGGAGGCCTAAAACTACATTTGCTCAATTAGTATCTATGATGGTACAAGAGGATATAAAATCAGCACAACGTGATGTTTTATGTAGGAAAAATGGTTTTGAAGTGCGGCAATATAATGAATAG
- a CDS encoding glycosyltransferase family 2 protein: MSLPKISIITATFNSEKFLEDTICSIISQSYPNIEHIIIDGGSTDKTLQIVDKYADKIAKVISEPDDGIYDAFNKGIDLATGDVIFFLNSDDYLADNKIIEEVLNVFRFDPRVNIVYGNVTFIDEKSKYESIVGQLTTVEDLKQGRMLPFAGFFVRKKLFKQYGQFDLSYKITADFNFVSKCFLNEPEATFYIDKVIAFFRTGGLSSNPIFHRNLIKEQNEIISKHFGISDTVQETTTDVNGLYKSWLDILLLQNRGISNVLHMYDVQNVAIFGTMKTAHYLLEDLRKEKIDIVCFLDNNKNMHNRAIQNIDIYSPERLLEHPKIVDAVILSIESYRDVEIKSDLEKLLEGSNIKIFSWKELVKMSTEI, from the coding sequence TTGTCATTACCCAAAATATCAATAATTACTGCTACTTTTAATAGTGAGAAATTTTTAGAGGACACTATATGTAGTATAATTTCACAGAGCTATCCTAATATAGAACATATAATCATTGATGGTGGATCTACTGACAAGACTCTGCAAATTGTTGATAAATATGCTGATAAGATAGCAAAGGTTATCTCGGAACCTGACGATGGTATCTATGATGCTTTTAACAAGGGGATAGATCTTGCTACAGGTGATGTGATTTTTTTCCTTAATTCTGATGATTATTTAGCTGATAATAAAATTATTGAAGAAGTTCTGAATGTTTTTCGATTCGATCCACGAGTGAATATTGTTTATGGCAACGTAACATTTATAGATGAAAAGAGTAAATATGAAAGTATAGTTGGCCAATTGACAACCGTGGAAGATTTAAAACAGGGTCGCATGCTTCCGTTTGCGGGTTTCTTTGTACGCAAGAAACTATTTAAACAGTATGGACAGTTTGATTTGTCTTATAAAATAACCGCTGATTTTAACTTTGTAAGTAAATGTTTTTTGAATGAGCCAGAGGCAACTTTTTATATAGATAAAGTAATTGCCTTTTTTAGAACTGGTGGATTAAGTAGTAATCCAATATTTCACAGAAATTTAATTAAAGAACAGAATGAAATAATTAGTAAACATTTTGGTATATCAGATACTGTCCAAGAGACGACTACGGATGTTAATGGTTTGTATAAGAGTTGGTTAGATATATTATTGCTGCAAAACAGAGGGATTTCTAATGTGTTACATATGTACGATGTGCAGAATGTCGCCATATTTGGCACAATGAAAACAGCACATTATTTATTGGAAGATTTAAGAAAGGAAAAAATTGATATTGTCTGTTTTTTAGACAATAATAAAAATATGCACAATCGTGCAATACAAAATATAGATATTTACTCGCCTGAACGGTTATTAGAGCATCCCAAAATTGTTGATGCGGTTATTTTATCAATTGAAAGTTATCGTGATGTAGAAATCAAAAGTGATCTTGAAAAGCTGTTAGAGGGTTCAAATATCAAGATTTTTTCGTGGAAAGAGTTAGTCAAAATGTCTACTGAAATCTAA
- a CDS encoding NAD-dependent epimerase/dehydratase family protein, giving the protein MRLLLTGGSGMVGRNFLEHPDSSSFDVLSPASSELNLFDYHAVENYLLQNKPDIIIHAAGRVGGIQANIRQPVRFLLENLDMGRNIVWAARKAGIKQFINLGSSCMYPRDTLNPLKEELVLKGELEPTNEGYALAKITTARLCQYITSEDSTYQYKTLIPCNLYGRWDKFAPVYAHLIPAVIRKIHEAKVQGKNTVTIWGEGTARREFMLASDFASCLIRAVNHFETLPAMMNVGIGRDYTIDEYYKAIAEIVGYKGSFVHDHSKPAGMKQKIVDISKQIAWEWQAKTSLCEGITATYKFFIENYVAQIVC; this is encoded by the coding sequence ATGCGTCTGTTACTAACTGGTGGATCAGGTATGGTGGGGCGAAATTTTTTAGAACATCCGGATAGTAGTAGTTTTGATGTTTTATCTCCAGCAAGTTCTGAACTAAACTTGTTTGATTATCATGCTGTTGAAAACTATCTACTGCAAAATAAGCCAGATATTATTATTCATGCTGCAGGGCGGGTTGGTGGAATCCAAGCGAATATACGTCAACCAGTAAGATTTCTGTTAGAGAATCTTGATATGGGGCGTAATATTGTTTGGGCAGCTCGGAAAGCAGGAATAAAACAGTTTATTAATCTTGGAAGCTCTTGTATGTATCCAAGAGATACTCTCAATCCACTCAAGGAAGAATTAGTACTCAAAGGAGAGCTTGAACCTACAAATGAAGGGTATGCATTGGCCAAAATTACGACTGCTCGCTTATGTCAGTATATAACAAGTGAGGATAGTACTTATCAGTATAAGACATTGATACCTTGTAATCTTTATGGTCGTTGGGATAAGTTCGCTCCAGTTTATGCCCATTTGATTCCTGCTGTTATTCGCAAAATACATGAAGCAAAAGTACAGGGGAAAAATACGGTTACCATATGGGGAGAGGGGACTGCAAGGCGGGAGTTTATGTTGGCAAGTGATTTTGCCAGCTGTTTAATAAGGGCGGTCAATCATTTTGAGACATTGCCTGCAATGATGAATGTTGGAATAGGTCGAGACTATACAATAGATGAATATTATAAGGCTATTGCAGAAATCGTTGGATATAAAGGAAGTTTTGTTCATGATCATTCTAAACCAGCTGGAATGAAACAGAAGATCGTCGATATTTCAAAACAGATAGCATGGGAATGGCAAGCAAAAACCAGCTTATGTGAAGGAATTACAGCGACATATAAATTTTTTATTGAAAATTATGTAGCACAAATAGTTTGCTGA
- a CDS encoding DegT/DnrJ/EryC1/StrS family aminotransferase, whose amino-acid sequence MRKKIGVGYAYVSELEKKYVNMALDAGRLSQGEFVYKFERQFAKLHNQKYGIACNSGTSALHAALEALKEKYNWKEGSEVIVPAITFIATSNACLHARLKPVFVDVDSLSYNINPKLIEEKITKNTVAIMPVHTFGQPCEMDEIVAISKKYHLKIIEDCAEAHFAVYKGQPVGSFSDISGFSTYVAHTITTGVGGVITTNDSELAEICRSLIAHGRACTCEKCVASNSEYVCKLRMQTDIDKRFMMVRMGYSYRIGELEGALGIAQLENREYIMQTRKENAAYLTERFKDYEEFFQLPYYPKYIDHSFMMYPIVVKKTAPFSRKEIIDFLEQNNIESRPMLPLLNQPIYKEIFGDIEKNYPVAQWINNNGFYIGCHHGLNEDDLEYIVARIAEFIQGVKKAKQTTSIVTK is encoded by the coding sequence GTGCGAAAAAAAATTGGTGTGGGTTATGCCTATGTTAGTGAATTAGAAAAGAAATATGTAAATATGGCTTTAGATGCAGGCAGACTTTCACAAGGCGAATTCGTATATAAGTTCGAAAGACAATTCGCAAAGCTGCATAATCAGAAGTATGGAATTGCATGTAATAGTGGAACTTCTGCATTGCATGCTGCATTAGAGGCATTAAAAGAAAAATATAATTGGAAAGAAGGCAGTGAAGTTATTGTTCCGGCCATTACCTTTATTGCTACTTCAAATGCTTGTCTTCATGCTAGGCTGAAACCTGTTTTTGTGGATGTTGATTCTTTATCCTATAATATAAATCCGAAATTAATTGAAGAAAAAATCACCAAAAATACGGTAGCTATTATGCCTGTTCATACCTTTGGACAACCATGTGAAATGGACGAAATTGTAGCTATCAGTAAAAAATATCATCTTAAGATAATAGAAGATTGTGCTGAGGCTCATTTTGCTGTATATAAAGGACAACCAGTAGGGAGTTTTAGTGATATTTCTGGTTTTAGTACTTATGTGGCGCATACGATTACTACCGGGGTTGGTGGAGTTATTACTACTAATGACTCAGAATTAGCAGAAATATGCCGTTCTCTGATTGCACATGGACGAGCTTGTACATGTGAGAAATGCGTAGCTTCCAATTCGGAGTATGTTTGCAAACTACGTATGCAAACCGATATTGATAAACGTTTTATGATGGTAAGGATGGGATATAGTTATAGAATAGGTGAACTTGAAGGTGCTCTTGGAATTGCTCAATTGGAAAACCGTGAATATATTATGCAGACACGTAAAGAAAATGCAGCGTATCTTACGGAGCGGTTTAAAGATTATGAAGAGTTTTTCCAGCTACCTTATTATCCTAAGTATATTGATCATTCTTTTATGATGTATCCAATAGTAGTAAAGAAAACAGCACCATTTTCACGCAAAGAAATAATAGATTTTTTGGAACAGAATAATATTGAAAGTAGACCTATGCTTCCTCTGTTAAATCAGCCGATCTATAAAGAAATATTCGGTGATATTGAAAAGAACTATCCTGTGGCTCAATGGATAAATAATAATGGATTTTATATTGGATGTCATCATGGATTAAATGAAGATGACCTAGAATATATTGTAGCCAGGATAGCTGAGTTTATACAAGGCGTAAAGAAAGCTAAACAAACAACATCAATTGTTACTAAATAA
- a CDS encoding glycosyltransferase family 2 protein, with product MNLCDKNIMISVVIPAYNVAKYLEQAVNSILKQTILPYEIIIIEDCSNDETYSVAMELAKNNPVSIKVYKQEENSGVSAARNKGIELAQSEWVLFMDADDIAEPALVEKECRRVYELQSVWKTPVVLVHSAYRQVTEAGKSLGLLNWKQVQPEEILGYELVRNHIISTSGVLVNKDVVLRVGAFNTALKYSEDWDLWLKLAQVGGFGYVDEPLVCVRRHDGNASGKLANMLDGAKGILKRYDVSFIERAIHQRKLSWEVNQADFIELLYRLDKWQEGYVFVSTLIDQHPSLASGYFLDSLYHLYYHSWDKAKQSLLSTIHYNPQHGAALNNLGAVLGIQGEYSQAKEYFRRASMLFPMYMDANHNSSILGKYSMIPVNEVKFTWRELRPVLLSYTE from the coding sequence ATGAATTTATGTGATAAAAACATAATGATTTCAGTTGTAATCCCTGCTTATAATGTTGCAAAATATTTGGAACAAGCAGTTAACAGTATTTTGAAGCAAACGATTCTTCCCTATGAAATCATTATTATTGAGGATTGTAGTAATGATGAAACTTATTCTGTAGCAATGGAGCTTGCTAAAAATAATCCAGTGTCAATCAAGGTATATAAACAAGAAGAAAATAGTGGAGTTTCTGCTGCAAGAAATAAGGGAATTGAATTAGCGCAATCAGAATGGGTATTATTTATGGATGCTGATGATATTGCAGAACCAGCGCTTGTAGAAAAGGAGTGTCGCCGCGTTTATGAACTACAAAGTGTATGGAAAACGCCGGTTGTACTTGTGCATAGCGCCTATAGACAGGTTACGGAGGCTGGAAAATCATTAGGGCTTCTTAATTGGAAACAGGTTCAACCTGAAGAAATACTAGGATATGAATTAGTTAGAAATCATATTATTTCCACATCAGGTGTTCTGGTAAATAAGGACGTAGTACTTCGCGTTGGAGCGTTTAACACAGCCTTGAAGTATTCTGAAGATTGGGATCTATGGCTTAAACTGGCACAAGTTGGCGGATTTGGTTATGTCGATGAACCACTTGTATGTGTGCGAAGACATGATGGAAATGCATCTGGGAAATTGGCCAATATGCTTGATGGCGCGAAGGGTATTCTGAAACGCTATGATGTTTCCTTTATTGAGCGAGCAATTCATCAGCGGAAGCTATCATGGGAAGTGAATCAAGCAGATTTTATAGAGCTTCTTTATAGGCTAGATAAATGGCAAGAGGGATATGTTTTTGTTAGTACATTGATTGATCAACATCCTTCATTGGCTAGTGGCTATTTTCTTGATAGTTTATATCATTTATACTACCACAGTTGGGATAAGGCAAAGCAGTCATTGCTTTCTACAATCCACTATAACCCACAGCATGGTGCTGCCTTGAATAATTTAGGTGCAGTTTTAGGGATACAAGGAGAATATAGTCAAGCTAAAGAATATTTTAGACGGGCAAGTATGCTTTTCCCTATGTATATGGATGCAAATCATAACTCAAGTATACTAGGTAAATATAGTATGATACCAGTAAATGAAGTTAAATTTACTTGGCGTGAGTTGCGACCAGTATTGTTATCTTATACGGAGTAA
- the pseH gene encoding UDP-4-amino-4,6-dideoxy-N-acetyl-beta-L-altrosamine N-acetyltransferase, translating to MPKREDYQLRSMAETDLEIVLNWRNSDHIRANMYNDHIITMGEHQAWFARMKQREESVFQIFEFRSRPVGLVNFTEIDQSSNKCVYGCYIGEDKVLPGLGAYMEFFALDYIFLEKAIRKVSCEVFTFNQHTIAMHKKFGFREEGYLSKHILKNGAYNDIRVLAIFNEDWLSKKPQLEKILFR from the coding sequence ATGCCAAAACGTGAAGATTATCAGCTAAGATCCATGGCAGAAACGGATTTGGAAATTGTACTTAACTGGCGTAATTCAGATCATATACGGGCTAACATGTATAACGATCATATTATTACTATGGGAGAACATCAGGCCTGGTTTGCGAGAATGAAACAAAGAGAGGAAAGTGTTTTTCAGATATTTGAATTTCGTTCTCGTCCTGTGGGATTAGTGAATTTTACGGAAATAGATCAGAGCAGCAATAAATGTGTTTATGGATGCTATATAGGTGAGGACAAAGTATTACCTGGTTTGGGAGCCTATATGGAGTTCTTTGCTCTTGACTATATTTTTTTGGAAAAAGCTATTAGAAAAGTAAGTTGTGAGGTCTTTACATTTAACCAACATACGATTGCTATGCATAAAAAATTTGGCTTTAGAGAAGAGGGTTATCTCTCAAAACATATTCTTAAAAATGGTGCTTATAACGATATAAGGGTGTTGGCAATTTTCAATGAAGATTGGTTAAGTAAAAAGCCTCAATTGGAAAAAATATTGTTTAGATGA
- a CDS encoding acyl carrier protein translates to MEQQIYDLIIKVLADYNEQNEEQRISVEKGMDAPLYGLGGTLDSLGLVHFIVDVEQELEDQMDVTLEIVSEKAMSQTTSPFLTIGTLTKFIQKLIQERDE, encoded by the coding sequence ATGGAACAACAAATATACGATTTGATCATAAAAGTATTGGCTGACTATAATGAGCAAAATGAAGAGCAGCGAATTTCTGTAGAAAAAGGAATGGATGCTCCGCTATATGGACTAGGTGGAACATTGGATTCTTTAGGTTTAGTACATTTTATTGTGGATGTGGAACAGGAGTTAGAAGATCAGATGGATGTTACCTTAGAAATCGTTAGCGAGAAAGCAATGTCTCAGACGACGAGTCCATTTTTGACCATCGGAACTTTAACGAAATTTATTCAAAAGTTGATACAAGAGCGTGATGAGTGA
- a CDS encoding SDR family NAD(P)-dependent oxidoreductase, translated as MASSVTLITGTSRGIGKYLAEYYVSLGHQVIGCSRHRPEWSLENYEHFEVAVNDEIGVKKMFSAIRKKYGKLDHLINNAGIASMNHFMLTPVDTVRNVLETNLIGTFLVTREASKLMQKQKQGRIVNFSTVAVPLKLEGEAIYASSKAGVVTMTQILAKELAELGITVNAVGPTPIKTDLIRSVPKDKIERLVAQQAIKRFGEFQDVVNVIDFFLRPESNFVTGQIIYLGGI; from the coding sequence ATGGCTAGTTCTGTTACACTGATTACAGGTACGAGCAGAGGAATTGGTAAATATCTAGCCGAGTACTATGTGTCATTAGGTCATCAGGTTATTGGCTGTAGCCGACATAGGCCAGAGTGGTCGCTGGAGAATTATGAGCATTTTGAGGTTGCCGTAAATGATGAAATTGGTGTAAAAAAGATGTTTTCTGCCATTCGTAAAAAATATGGGAAATTGGATCACTTGATCAATAATGCTGGCATTGCTTCGATGAATCACTTTATGCTGACTCCAGTGGATACAGTGCGTAATGTCTTGGAAACGAATCTAATTGGTACTTTTTTGGTGACGAGAGAAGCAAGTAAATTGATGCAAAAACAAAAACAGGGGCGCATTGTTAATTTTTCTACTGTAGCTGTACCATTAAAGTTGGAAGGAGAGGCGATTTACGCTTCATCTAAAGCTGGTGTTGTTACGATGACACAAATACTTGCCAAGGAATTAGCTGAACTTGGAATTACAGTGAATGCCGTGGGTCCCACTCCCATCAAAACGGATCTGATACGTTCTGTTCCAAAAGACAAAATTGAGCGGTTGGTCGCACAGCAGGCGATAAAAAGATTCGGTGAGTTTCAAGATGTAGTCAATGTTATAGATTTCTTCTTACGCCCAGAGAGTAACTTTGTTACTGGGCAGATAATTTATCTTGGGGGGATATAA